In the genome of Victivallis lenta, the window AGTTTCTACCGGAAAACAATCCCCATCATAAAGAATTTCACCTTCGTCCGTATATTCAAAACAATGCAAATCAATAATTCTGTTTTTCAAATCTTCCCATACAGTATGGTTCAATGTTGTATATTCCATCTTAATCTCATAAAAGCCATTAGCTTTCATTATTTCTATAAAGTTCTGATAATCGTTCTTTTCTACAAAAATGTCAATATCATTATGGGCTCTTGACTGATATCCAAGAAGAGCATCTACACCCCAGCCACCATCAAGAAAGACTTTAATCTCCGCATCTATTGCAAATTGAAGAATCTGTTTTACATCTGT includes:
- the lnu(C) gene encoding lincosamide nucleotidyltransferase Lnu(C), which gives rise to MVNITDVKQILQFAIDAEIKVFLDGGWGVDALLGYQSRAHNDIDIFVEKNDYQNFIEIMKANGFYEIKMEYTTLNHTVWEDLKNRIIDLHCFEYTDEGEILYDGDCFPVETFSGKGRIEEIEVSCIEPYSQVMFHLGYEFDENDAHDVKLLCETLHIEIPNEYR